In one window of Cololabis saira isolate AMF1-May2022 chromosome 23, fColSai1.1, whole genome shotgun sequence DNA:
- the atp6v1f gene encoding V-type proton ATPase subunit F — translation MAGRGKLIAVIGDEDTCTGFLLGGVGELNKNRKPNFLVVEKDTSITEIEETFKSFLARNDIGIILINQFIAEMIRHAIDAHMESIPAVLEIPSKEHPYDASKDSILRRAKGMFSAEDFR, via the exons ATGGCGGGGCGCGGAAAGCTGATCGCGGTGATCGGGGACGAGGATACGTGCACGGGCTTCCTGCTCGGCGGCGTCGGGGAGCTGAACAAGAACCGAAAACCCAACTTCCTGGTGGTGGAGAAGGACACGAGCATCACGGAGATCGAGGAGACCTTCAA GAGTTTCCTGGCCCGGAACGACATCGGCATCATCCTGATCAACCAGTTCATCGCGGAGATGATCCGCCACGCCATCGACGCGCACATGGAGTCCATCCCGGCGGTGCTGGAGATCCCTTCCAAGGAGCATCCCTACGACGCGTCCAAGGACTCCATCCTGCGGCGCGCCAAGGGCATGTTCTCGGCCGAGGACTTCCGCTAG